The stretch of DNA ttcaaccgTGCATTTAGAATGTTATTATCCTTAATAGTTTATTAGTTTTCCAACGTTttccaaaatgattttttttttcaaaaaattctatgccatttctatgccaaataacacggcTTGAATACATTCTTAGTGGCAAGttatagaatacgcgtgacctcagtgcaaggcggataaaatttttttgacgagaaattcccccgaccagaacgggaatcgaacccgaacccccggcatgttaagtgtgacgctaaccactcagccaCGGGTATGTGCATCacattacataacatatccaaaattcagagaggcgattttttttctttagttatgattttccaaaactAACCGATGGTTAGAAATATCATTTTcccgttttttccaaaaatgactttcaaaaattcataacttttgaactactgggccgattcagatgatgatATTCTAATTTCTCTAAAAAAATAATCTgcgtaaaaattggattctagtcgcatagatgtagtccagtcgcataggaatattgaacaaaaactgTAAACAtcttaactttgaaaattcatgACTCAAAATCTAAAacaacacctctctgatatccAGATTTGTATGTGAAAAaacatcagctttcaagaaaagatattaaaaaatatggcaCCCTTGGTACCGAAACCATGTGAGCTATGAAAAGCAATTACAATCAATGAATTCGAAAACAAATTCCGATTTTTTTCCGAGCGtaatatttttctcaaacaagactagctcatgggattcaatttgatatgtcgatcatctgaatcgctgcAAGAATccaaaatgtttgaatttttaggaaaaaaagagtttccggatcaccctaaaatggaaatggtcaccctaacgaaaaaataaaaaatacgggtccaatattttgcgataaggaacaaaactaccaaactGTATCACAAACATGTCGAGTTAGAAAaccaaagcaaaaattatagtGAATGGTGTCTATGACCGCATTTTTAACGTAGCGCTACGAAATTATTCAAATGTCGATCGTGTATGATGTGCTGAAACGTTTCTGTGAACGTGAAAATGTTGTTCGGAAGGATCAGAGGACGCGTCGTAGTAGAACTTGCGATCGGGAGCTGTGGTTGAATGATTaattaaccttcctatactcgcgcataggtctgacagaccgtgaatgaatgaggtggctgaattaaacgactattaaaactgaacgcagttaaagaaaaaaaatggagttttttcattcaattacattttgttctttgaataaataccaataacgcctaaaaatacacaataacaATATTGCAGACATGTGCACAGTCTATGAGTACACGAGATACGATTTTTCACGCGAGTAGAGGTGTGTTAAGGCATGaactaaagggcgaacacgaaattattgcgacaccgaaaatgtcatgccaattttcttgtaatgtttattaaattttagagcagttttatacatatatttacttcaaaaatcaaaagaaaagttaatcgatgaagccttgagtgtaaaattgaacgcattttcgcttaattccctccatcaaagtctttacagtgtcatccggtaccagtttcttagttttttttccattttcttaacatgttcttctcgtctttgactgtcttcttgcccagtactgctccaccgggcgcagctccggacagtttggcgggtgcatgtcctttggaacaaaatggacagaattggcctcataccactccaggacacttttagaatagtggtatatgccaaatctgaccaaaatagcggagcttcgtcgtgctgctgcaagaacggcaaaaggcgcttctcgaggcactcagatttgtagatctcgccatttactgtgccctttgtcacgaaaggctcactccttagtccgcaagagcagatggcctgccaaacgagatatttggaggcgaacttcgacattttcttcttcttaaatttgtcgtccacatcgaacttgctcttgccggtgaaaaactccaaccccggaatttgctaaAAATCGGCTTtcatatacgtttcgtcgtccatcacacagcagccatattttgtcagcatcttctcgtagagcttccgtgcccgagttttagccgtcgattgttgccgctcatcgcggtttgggaagttctgtaccttgtatgtatgtagtccagctctcttctttgcattctggacgtatctctgcgacatgccgatctttttagccaaatcacggcttgagacttTGGGATTTGCTtgaatcatccgcttcacctttccctccgtcttttagttctccggtcccggttttcttccagctcctttgccgtggtccaacgtcaaccgctcctggaaccgcttcaacactctggagacggttgaatggtgaatgttcaatatttttcccaactgccggtgcgacaggtcaggaaattccaggtgtttgaaaagaatttgttctctcgactcgcgttggttcacctcctttttcgttgaatcgaaaaacacgtttttacccaatggtaaaaaagttatgccctgttgaatgtgtcgcaataatttcgtgttcgccctttacgaCATCGCCAAAACACGCAACTTTATCCAGAATACCATTCAGAGAATCTATGCGAGAAGGTATTCTATCATAATTTTCGTGTCTGCAGGCCATCAAACATGACCCTGAAGCAAAATCTGGTGGTCAAAAGACTCTCAAAAGACGTTGTACAACAAGGATTTGACGAAGTACGGGGATGCATGTTGACAGTTGGCGAAACATACGTtaagatggattttggacagctcTCAGGCCTGAAATTCCCAGTTCCATTTGGCTGATAATTTTTTCAGGAAATTCTTGATTTGACAAGGGATTTGCAGccgtggacagaaaaccaaggttTTCGTCAAAAACAAGACAATGGGctcgaaaatgtatagggaagACTACCTGTAAAAATGCCTTCTTCTATTTATTAGGGCTCACAAAGTTCCTGTGAAGTTTTGGCCAGTTTTGCCACAACAGTTGAGAGGTGCTCAAGTGGTACAGGTGCAATGTGTTCGATTTCATCCAAAATGTCCTCAATCCTCCCAATTGCCATCGATTCCGCCCTATCGAACGACATTGGGCAGTTGCCAAGCggaaatgaaaagagcgtggaATAAAATGCCGCTGAGTttgaccaacagagagtccCAACATTGATGGAGGGTATCcgaagaaaaaatcaaaactgaaaAGACGCATAATTCGGTGTCAGCCTCCAAAGACCGACGCGGGGCTGAGCATAgtaattgaggggctcaaaatgcgaggggtgtaagtgacttgatcgatttctcttcgtcaactttttatttaactcaactacaaaaacgttccaatttacgtttgctatagaatagatagatgaggttctgacctatcttccacattgtcaaatacagctgggaatatatttgcagctaagttatgaccaaaagagagagagtcgatgtagagaaatcgatcaaatcacttacacccctttcattctaagcccctcaattaagaTCCACATTATTACTTGTGTGTTCAATGGCGTTCGGAttggttttttattattagaaaaatatatttgtaaaaATCTTTATTTAcaaaacccttttttttcaCTGGCTGCGTAAAATGGCACGTTCGATTATTGCAATATAACATTACGGATTATTTGGCTTCAGCAGCACTTTGTATGGCGATTAAAACTATTATGTTATTCTTATCTTTATGACACTATTTAATAGGTAGAAATATGAAACGTAGCGTTTGTAAATTGGTGTATGTTGTTACTCATTTGTTCTTCGTTCTGTATCGTAGTGTAAGTTTGATCCATCTCTTCTCTAAAAGGAGTTATGGAAGCGGTACAGCGTACACCCGACCGGGTACTGCTAATCGATCTGGACACCCGTTTCGGTCGGTTTCGACACTATCTTAGAGGTTATGTTCATCAGTGGTCCAATCAGCTCGATTGGCAGAGGGAACACGATGGTGGAGTTCTTCTCGCCCGCAATGCTGCTCAAGGTTTGCAGATAGCGCAGCTGGAGAGCCGCTGGACTCTCGCACATGATATCAGACGCTTCCTTCAGAGCACGCGAAGACTTCATCTCACCTTCCGCGGCAATCACCTTGGCGCGCGCTTCACGGGTTGCTTCCGCTTCGGCGGCCATCGAACGCTGCAGCGAGTCCGGTAGGGAGACGTCCTTTCTGAAgttttggatgagaatgataaTTGGGTCCTATCACAACAGTTGTATACTCACATTTCAACGCGTTCCACCTGTACACCCCACGGATCGGTGGCCTCATCGAGAGTAACTTGCATCGAGTGGGAGATAGCTTCTCGCTCCGTCAGCAGCTCGGATAAATTTCGCGTTCCGAGCACATTTCGCAGTGTCGTCGCGGCTAGAAGGCGGGTTGAGTGGCTGTAGTTGGCCACCTGGACGACTGCGTTCAATGGGTCACGAATACGGTAGTAAACAACCGCGTCAACGGAAACCGTTACGGAATCACGCGTAAGAACTTCCTGAGGCGGCACGTCAAACGAGACAGTACGAAGATCCACCTTACAGTAGTTATCGATGCATGGAAGAACGAAAAACACACCGGGTCCTCGAGCACCGCCGGATCTGGAGGGAGAAAATAGTCGGGATAGGCTTTGGAGTgatgattttcaattttactaaCCTCAATCGACCA from Toxorhynchites rutilus septentrionalis strain SRP chromosome 3, ASM2978413v1, whole genome shotgun sequence encodes:
- the LOC129775465 gene encoding band 7 protein AGAP004871-like isoform X4, translating into MKVVLKTSGGNLLKAEADSIGCVEVLATVCSTIFMFLTLPISIFLCFKVVQEYERAVIFRLGRLRSGGARGPGVFFVLPCIDNYCKVDLRTVSFDVPPQEVLTRDSVTVSVDAVVYYRIRDPLNAVVQVANYSHSTRLLAATTLRNVLGTRNLSELLTEREAISHSMQVTLDEATDPWGVQVERVEIKDVSLPDSLQRSMAAEAEATREARAKVIAAEGEMKSSRALKEASDIMCESPAALQLRYLQTLSSIAGEKNSTIVFPLPIELIGPLMNITSKIVSKPTETGVQID
- the LOC129775465 gene encoding band 7 protein AGAP004871-like isoform X2, translated to MTAQPVVDGVAGPSGGNIPEYKPAVKIRSEADSIGCVEVLATVCSTIFMFLTLPISIFLCFKVVQEYERAVIFRLGRLRSGGARGPGVFFVLPCIDNYCKVDLRTVSFDVPPQEVLTRDSVTVSVDAVVYYRIRDPLNAVVQVANYSHSTRLLAATTLRNVLGTRNLSELLTEREAISHSMQVTLDEATDPWGVQVERVEIKDVSLPDSLQRSMAAEAEATREARAKVIAAEGEMKSSRALKEASDIMCESPAALQLRYLQTLSSIAGEKNSTIVFPLPIELIGPLMNITSKIVSKPTETGVQID
- the LOC129775465 gene encoding band 7 protein AGAP004871-like isoform X5 codes for the protein MQPYEPSRWKSKPEADSIGCVEVLATVCSTIFMFLTLPISIFLCFKVVQEYERAVIFRLGRLRSGGARGPGVFFVLPCIDNYCKVDLRTVSFDVPPQEVLTRDSVTVSVDAVVYYRIRDPLNAVVQVANYSHSTRLLAATTLRNVLGTRNLSELLTEREAISHSMQVTLDEATDPWGVQVERVEIKDVSLPDSLQRSMAAEAEATREARAKVIAAEGEMKSSRALKEASDIMCESPAALQLRYLQTLSSIAGEKNSTIVFPLPIELIGPLMNITSKIVSKPTETGVQID
- the LOC129775465 gene encoding band 7 protein AGAP004871-like isoform X3 gives rise to the protein MDTDCLSTESGGCECHINVSEADSIGCVEVLATVCSTIFMFLTLPISIFLCFKVVQEYERAVIFRLGRLRSGGARGPGVFFVLPCIDNYCKVDLRTVSFDVPPQEVLTRDSVTVSVDAVVYYRIRDPLNAVVQVANYSHSTRLLAATTLRNVLGTRNLSELLTEREAISHSMQVTLDEATDPWGVQVERVEIKDVSLPDSLQRSMAAEAEATREARAKVIAAEGEMKSSRALKEASDIMCESPAALQLRYLQTLSSIAGEKNSTIVFPLPIELIGPLMNITSKIVSKPTETGVQID
- the LOC129775465 gene encoding band 7 protein AGAP004871-like isoform X1; this encodes MISPTNQTDELMTDVQQYHQHLGPIPAPVIPPIPLLMTQGQQHQPSMIPQQQHHLQHHHQQQQQQQQQQQQQNKPQSSPSQSSPSPPAQLGFTIQPLAIPISDALRVRTAEADSIGCVEVLATVCSTIFMFLTLPISIFLCFKVVQEYERAVIFRLGRLRSGGARGPGVFFVLPCIDNYCKVDLRTVSFDVPPQEVLTRDSVTVSVDAVVYYRIRDPLNAVVQVANYSHSTRLLAATTLRNVLGTRNLSELLTEREAISHSMQVTLDEATDPWGVQVERVEIKDVSLPDSLQRSMAAEAEATREARAKVIAAEGEMKSSRALKEASDIMCESPAALQLRYLQTLSSIAGEKNSTIVFPLPIELIGPLMNITSKIVSKPTETGVQID